GGTGTGTCGGAGGTTCTTGTCCTGGCTTTGGACTCTCTGCTCTTTCTGGGTCTATGTCATAGGTTTCTTCTTATGAAGCTCTGTAGACTGCAGAGGCCATCTCTTGGTGTGTCAGAGCTTCTTGTCCTGGCTTTGGactctgctctttctgggcctaTGTCATAGGTTTCTTCTTGTGAAGCTCTGTAGACAGCAGAGGCCATCTCTTGGTGTGTCGGAGGTTCTTGTCCTGGCTTTGGACTCTCTGCTCTTTCTGGGTCTATGTCATAGGTTTCTTCTTATGAAGCTCTGTAGACTGCAGAGGCCATCTCTTGGTGTGCCGGAGCTTCTTGTCCTGGACTCTCTATTTCTGGGCCTATGTCATAGGTTTCTTCTTGCAAAGCTTTGTAGACAGTAGCGGCTGCCTCTTGATGTGCTGGAGCTTTTTGTCCTGGCTTTGGACTCTCTGTATCATAGGTTTCTTATGTTGCCTGTAGCTCACTGAACGTTTGGGTGAATGTTTCTTACCAaagaagctgcagagggaacccggatacctgcagCACTCCGGCTGATCAGATGttcggctctgcagctgcatgtgtcacggctatgtgacagtcacaacacatgcatggagagcccaacacacagctgCGACATATGCAGCTGATCAGCCCGAGCGCTCCAGGTATTCGGGTTCCCtccgcagcttcttcggtaagcgctgtagcttgccgcataagccctgacccaatcaaTTCACTCCTCTATATGTGACCCACTGCTGGCTGTCCTGGGTTTCAGTCAGGCTTGTGCCGCCAATGAGGCTGGATGGCTTCCAAATCTTAGTGTAGTCTGTTTTATGGCTTCTTCCCGAAATGCTGCATTAGATTGGCTCGCCCGTATGCGGGATGTGCTGTGGACTCTGAGCCGCTGTGTGGACACTCCGCTCGGCCTAGGTCCTGAGCACTCATGAGCAGGCGGCAGGGCCCAGATCAGCGCTCCGGATGGAGAGAATCTGCACTCATCATCCCCTCACAACTCCCACAGGGGATGATAAGGGTGCAGGTGGGAGACGAGGGAATTGGCTCATCCTCATCATTGGGGCCCAGTTCCCCAGCCTCATCCACCACTGACGATTGGTGGTAGCGCTCCTGGACAGAGGGGCAATTCCTCTATCATGGTGGAGTCTGTCAGTGAGAAATAGCGATACAACCCTGAGGAAGCAACGCTACAAGCACACCATGAGAGGCAAGAGAAGGCGAGGTGCACAGTCAGGGCTAGAGGAGGCCAGGTGGCGATGAGGCGAGGCTCACAGTCGGGGGCTGGAGGAGGCCAGGTAGCGATGAGGCGAGGCGCACAGTCGGGGGCTGGAGGCCAGGTGGCGATGAGGCGAGGCTCACAGTCGGGGGCTGGAGGAGGCCAGTTGGCGATGAGGCGAGGCGCACAGTCGGGGGCTGGAGGAGGCCAGGTGGCGATGAGGCGAGGCGCACAGTCAGGGCTGGAGGAGGCCAGGTGGCGATGAGGCGAGGCGCACAGTCGGAGGCTGGAGGCCAGGTGGCGATGAGGCAAGGCGCACAGTCGGGGGCTGGAGGAGGCCAGGTGGCGATGAGGCGAGGCGCACAGTCGGGGGCTGGAGGCCAGGTGGCGATGAGGCGAGGCGCACAGTCAGGGCTAGAGGAAGCCGGACGGCGATGAGGGGAGGCGCACAGTCAGGGCTAGAGGAGGCCAGGTGGCGATGAGGCGAGGCGCACAGTCGGGGGCTGGAGGAGGTCAGGTGGCGATGAGGCGAGGCGCACAGGGCTAGAGGAAGCCGGACGGCGATGAGGGGAGGCGCAGTCAAGGCTAGAGGAGGCCAGGTGGCGATGAGGAGAGGCTCACAGTCGGGGGCTGGAGGAGGTCAGGTGGCGATGAGGAGAGGCTCACAGTCGGGGGCTGGAGGAGGTCAGGTGGCGATGAGGCGAGGCGCACAGGGCTAGAGGAAGCCGGACGGCGATGAGGGGAGGCGCAGTCAAGGCTAGAGGAGGCCAGGTGGCGATGAGGAGAGGCTCACAGTCGGGGGCTGGAGGAGGTCAGGTGGCGATGAGGAGAGGCTCACAGTCGGGGGCTGGAGGAGGTCAGGTGGCGATGAGGCGAGGCGCACAGGGCTAGAGGAAGCCGGACGGCGATGAGGGGAGGCGCAGTCAAGGCTAGAGGAGGCCAGGTGGCGATGAGGAGAGGCTCACAGTCGGGGGCTGGAGGAGGTCAGGTGGCGATGAGGCGAGGCGCACAGTCAGGGCTAGAGGAAGCCGGACGGCGATGAGGGGAGGCGCAGTCAGGGCTAGAAGAGGCCAGGTGGAGATGAGGAGAGGCTCACAGTCGGGGGCTGGAGGAGGCCAGGTGGCGACGAGGCGAGGCTCACGGTCAGGGGCTGGAGGAAGCTGGATGGCGATGAGGCGAGGTGCACAGTCGGGGGCTGGAGGAGGCCAGGTGGCGATGAGGCGAGGCGCACAGTCGGGGGCTGGAGGCCAGGTGGCGACGAGGCGAGGCTCACGGTCAGGGGCTGGAGGAGGCCAGGTGGCGATGAGGCGAGGCTCACGGTCAGGGGCTGGAGGAGGCCAGGTGGCGATGAGGCGAGGCTCACGGTCAGGGGCTGGAGGCCAGGTGGCGATGAGGCGAGGCGCACAGTCGGGGGCTGGAGGAGGCCAGGTGGCGATGAGGCGAGGCTCACAGTCGGGGGCTGGAGGAGGCCAGGTGGCGATAAGGCGAGGCTCACAGTCGGGGGCTGGAGGAGGCCAGGTGGCGATGAGGCGAGGCTCACAGTTGGGGGCTGGAGGAGGCCAGGTGGCATTCTTTCCACTTCTATGGTCGCAGAGCTGTAGGAGAGATCAGCacaacatagggtcttatccgaggagTACGGCAGGTGATATCACACTCACCTTTTCTGAGTATCTATAAAGTATGTAATGAAGCACACGAGCTGCCACAGATCCACGGCTCAGTAAATGACCGAACAATATCCAGGAAAGAAAAGAGGTTTGAGGATGATTTCTGCGCTTGCTGATCAATGATGAGACATGTATCCCATATTGACAAATTGATAGTGGCCACAAATATAATTTCTTTCCAGGACACTTCTTGTATGGACATGGAAGCCGACCTCCTTTCTTTCGAGATTCAGGGACACAATGTACAGGCGCAGGAGGTGGTGATAGCGCCGGAGGCGGCAGCATTTTACAGACTGCACCAGGGTTGATAAAAGTCCTTTATTACAAACATCACGCACCCAAGATTCAGCAAACAGAACGCGCCGTCCTCGGCAGAAGCAACGCTCCGGACTCACTGGCAGGTGCGTCCTCACCCTTCGGCAGAAGCAACGCTCCGGACTTCCCTGCGGCGGTGTCTTCACCCCACAGGGGGACACAGGCACACATCTCGTCCTCATACATAGAGATCAAAGTCCAGTCGGAGAGAGTTGTAGAATTGCCCCGTGGAGCTGTCCACCCGCCGACAGTAGACCCCCGCTGAGAAGTATCCGTCCTCCACCCATTCCTGGAACAGGAGTCCAAGCATGACACTGGGCTAAGCTTCACCCCGCACACGTATGTTTTGCCCCTTACCTGCATCTGGGCGCTGGTGAACGGGCCATACAGCTCCGCAGCCTCCTCATTCTCCCACTTATACTCCCACAGAACCTCATCCGCCGCTGGCACAGCTACAGAGAAAGCAGAGGGTCAGAGTcggccacccccccgcactgcgcccCTTGCTAAGACAGGATTACCTTCCTTGGTCGCCAACGTCTTCTCTTCCACCTCATCTGCGAACATGTCCAGGGCCGGTGCAGGTGGCGACTCCATGGAGCGCAGTCTGAACGCCAGCTTCTCGTACGAGTCCTGATAGACCTCGTACACGCCGAGCGCAACCATCTGATCAGCCAGGGAGATGAGACGATCCAGAGGCTTGTCCTCCTGCGGAGTGTCTGTGCTGCTCGGCTCCTCCGCGCTCTGCTCTGCTGTGGCTACAGCTCCTACATCTGTCCTGTCCTCCACGCTGCGCTCCTTAGGATCGGACGGATCTGTCATCACACGGCTCCGCTGCACTCTACTTTGTTTGACCCTTTGCGTCACCAATCTCTTCCGGGGTCCACTTCCTCCGAGGCGCTGGATGCCTTTGGCCACAGTTTCCCCTGGCTGTAACACCTTCAACATCTCCTCCAGGATGTTCCTCATCTCCATGGGAGCACGGCCTTCATCAGAGTCTGACTCTTCATCTGCCCCAGAGGAAGCTGGCGGGGCCTCCCGCTCCTTAATACGAACCTGCGGAACAGAGGGTCATCAGAAGATGGTGGTCAGCAGGGGGGACCCGAGGAGTGgatgcaccaaacagggggagccgAGCAGGGGACGCGCCAGACAGTGGGAGCCGAGGGAGGGGACGCGCCAAACACATGGAGCCGAGGGGAGGGGAGCGCCAAACACCTGGAGCCGAGCAGGGGACGCGCCAAACACCTGGAGCCGAGGGAGAGGACGGGACGCGCCAGACAGTGGGAGAGGAGACGCGCCAAACACCTGGAGCCGAGGGAGAGGACGGGACGCGCCAGACAGTGGGAGAGGAGGAGACACGCCAAACACCTGGAGCCGAGGGAGGAGAAGGGACGCATCAAACACCTGGAGCCGAGGAAGAGGAGGGGACGCGTCAAACACCTAGAGCCGAGGGAGAGGAGGGGACGCGCCAAACACTGGGAGACGGGGAGGGGACGCGCCAAACACCTGGAGCCAAGGGAGGAGAAGGGACGCTCCAAACACCTGGAGCCGAGGGAGAGGAGGGGACGCGTCAAACACCTAGAGCCGAGGGAGAGGAGGGGACGCGCCAAACACTGGGAGACGGGGAGGGGACGCGCCAAACACCTGGAGCCAAGGGAGGAGAAGGGACGCTCCAAACACCTGGAGCCGAGGGAGAGGAGGGGACGCGCCAAACACCTGGAGCCGAGGGAGAGGAGGGGATGCGCCAAACACCTGGAGCCAAGGGAGGAGAAGGGACGCGCCAAACAACTGGAGCCGAGGGAGAGGAGGTGACGCGCCAAACACCTGGAGCCGAGGGAGAGGAGGGGACGCGCCAGACACCTGGAGCCGAGGGAGAGGAGGGGACGCGCCAGACACCTGGAGCCGAGGGAGAGGAGGGGACGCGCCAGACACCTGGAGCCGAGGGAGAGGAGGGGACGCGCCAGACACCTGGAGCCGAGGGAGAGGAGGGGACGCGCCAGACACCTGGAGCCGAGGGAGAGGAGGGGACGCGCCAGACACCTGGAGCCAAGAAGGGGACGCGCCCAAGAGCGGGGGCCGAGCCAAAAAGTGTGAAATTTGTTACCCAATCGATGTTCTCCAGCCAGTGGTCTCGGATTTGCGCTTCCTTCTTTAAGAAATAGTTTCCTTCAGAGTCAAAATGTCCTTCCTCCATCTCTTCATTCAGATTGAAGGGTGTGATCTGCACTCCGCCCTCAGACTCCAGGGTGGCGCTCTCCTGCCCTGTGTGATGACAGGTAAGTCACACGAGGCGGCGGTGCTGACCGGGCTCTCACAGAGGAGACGGCAGCAGTCGGCACTCACCTTCCACGTCCTCGGGGGCCAACATGTTATACTTGGAGTCAGCTGCAGATTCATCgtctccatcatcctcctcatcgctGTCCAGAGAATGCTTCCCCTTAAAGCGGCTGCCAGGACCCCCGACCGCCTCTGGAAACTGACAGAAACTACCTCAAATCAGTAATGGCAGAAAAGTTCTAATACCTCCCCCCTCCCCGATGGGATGCCCCAGCTTTCCCCTCTATAAATGATAGCACGCTccgaatatataaatatataaatatatatatatatatatatatatatatatatatacacacatacactccgCCTCCCCTCCTATATAAAATGGCACGCTCCGCCCCCTCCTATATATAATGGCACActccgttatatatatatatatatatatatatatatatatatatatatatatatatatatatatatatatatatatatatatatatatatatatgtatatgcctggcggcctcgaccaatcgacaacgggcacagcgacgatgatgtcataatggttgccatggcgacgatgatgtcaaaggttgcctcgatcaatcagcgacgggcacagtctgtcgagaattctggaatcatcattgtccatatactacggggacatgcatattctagaatacccgatgcgttagaatcgggccacaatctagtatatatataatggcACACTGTCCCCCCCTATATATATGCCATTATATATAGGGGGGAACGGAGCGTGCCATTACATATAGGGGGGACGGAGTgtgccattatatatatatagaggggGGCGGAGCGTGCCATTATATATAGGGGGGGATGGAGtgtaccattatatatatatagatatatatatatatatatatagatatacatatactagattgtggcccgattctaacgcatcgggtattctagaatatgcatgtccccgtagtatatggacaatgatgattccagaattcgcggcagactgtgcccgtcgctgattggtcgaggcaacatttatgtcctttatgacatcatcgtcgctgtgcccgtcgctgattggtcgaggcctggcggcctcgaccaatcagagacgcgggatttccaggacagacagacagacggaaaaacccttagacaattatatatatagatggcacgCTCCGGCCCCCCTCCTATATATAATGGCACGCTCCGGCCCCCCTCCTATATATAATGGCACGctccgctatatatatatatatatatatatatatatataatgcatgctccgccccccccccccctatatatatataatggcacGCTCCGGCCCCCCTAGATATATATATAATGGCACGCTCCGGCCCCCCTCCTATATATAATGGCACGCTCCGGCCCCCCTCCTATATATAATGGCACGCTCCGGCCCCCCTCCTATATATAATGGCACGCTCCGGCTCCCCTCCTATATATAATGGCACGCTCCGGCTCCCCTCCTATATATAATGGCACGCTCCGGCCCCCCTCCTATATATAATGGCACGCTCCGGCCCCCCTCCTATATATAATGGCACGCtccgccctatatatatatatatatatatatatataatgcatgcTCCGCcccccccctatatatatatatatatatatatatatatatatatatatatatatatatatatatatatatataatggcacGCTCCGGCCCccctatatatacatataatggcacgctccggcccatatatatatatatatatataggcacactcCGTCCCCACTCTCCTATATGTAATGGCACACTCCGGACCCccctatatatacatataatggcaCACTCCGCACCCCCTATATATAATGGCACGCTCCGCCCCCTATATATAGTGGCATGCTCcgtcccccatatatatatatatatataatggcacACTCCGGCCCCCCTCCTATATACAATGGTACGCTCCGTCCCCCCTATATATAGATATAATGGCACGCTCCGCCCCCCCTATATATAATGGCACGCTCCGTCCCCCCCCCTATATATAGTGGCATGCTCCgtcccccctatatatatatatatataatggcacACTCCGGCCCCCCTCCTATATACAATGGTACGCTCCGTCCCCCCTATATATAGATATAATGGCACGCtccgcccccccccccatatataatgGCACGCTCCGTCCCCCCTCTATATAGATATAATGGCACGCTCCGCccccctatatacatgtaatggcACGCTCCGCCCCCCTATATATAGTGGCACGCTCCGCCCCCCCTATATATTATGGCACGCTCCGCCCCCTAtatataaagacacaaaagagaatggtaaaaccaaaaacactcagtttgaaaaaatgttgcagtaatccgcaagtgctagtaaaagatgtaaaaaacagggtatttggttgatacgttttttgcaaaaaatgtatactaagctgctctaccaatcctcacggtatacccttatcagagcagtcctaactaatgtatgcaatccctatctgatgtatttaaaaacctgatcatctgtatataacctgtgtgaacagggttcagagaggaaaatccatgtgtgcatacagggtagaacagcttttgtgcagatagcccaagaggagtggtggaactccccagt
The nucleotide sequence above comes from Ranitomeya imitator isolate aRanImi1 chromosome 7, aRanImi1.pri, whole genome shotgun sequence. Encoded proteins:
- the CD2BP2 gene encoding CD2 antigen cytoplasmic tail-binding protein 2 isoform X2; the protein is MRRMMETMNLQLTPSITCWPPRTWKESATLESEGGVQITPFNLNEEMEEGHFDSEGNYFLKKEAQIRDHWLENIDWVRIKEREAPPASSGADEESDSDEGRAPMEMRNILEEMLKVLQPGETVAKGIQRLGGSGPRKRLVTQRVKQSRVQRSRVMTDPSDPKERSVEDRTDVGAVATAEQSAEEPSSTDTPQEDKPLDRLISLADQMVALGVYEVYQDSYEKLAFRLRSMESPPAPALDMFADEVEEKTLATKEAVPAADEVLWEYKWENEEAAELYGPFTSAQMQEWVEDGYFSAGVYCRRVDSSTGQFYNSLRLDFDLYV
- the CD2BP2 gene encoding CD2 antigen cytoplasmic tail-binding protein 2 isoform X1 codes for the protein MPKRKVTFEDLPEDEEKSKRRFPEAVGGPGSRFKGKHSLDSDEEDDGDDESAADSKYNMLAPEDVEGQESATLESEGGVQITPFNLNEEMEEGHFDSEGNYFLKKEAQIRDHWLENIDWVRIKEREAPPASSGADEESDSDEGRAPMEMRNILEEMLKVLQPGETVAKGIQRLGGSGPRKRLVTQRVKQSRVQRSRVMTDPSDPKERSVEDRTDVGAVATAEQSAEEPSSTDTPQEDKPLDRLISLADQMVALGVYEVYQDSYEKLAFRLRSMESPPAPALDMFADEVEEKTLATKEAVPAADEVLWEYKWENEEAAELYGPFTSAQMQEWVEDGYFSAGVYCRRVDSSTGQFYNSLRLDFDLYV